In the Alphaproteobacteria bacterium genome, GTCGCCGCGCGGTGTTGTCCCAGCGCGCAGTGACTCCCGGGAACCTGGTGAACGCTGTGCCTTGGCGCGTCGCGGAGCGGACCGCGACCGCGAGATAGTCGTCGACGAAGCCCCGGAACCGTGGATTGGTGAATTCCACGGGAAGCTGGCGTTCCGAGCCGAAACCATGGGCGGGGAATCCGATCGTCGCATCGCAGCCGATATCTGCGGGGTGGCGGAGTTCGTTTGCGTAGTTGAACGACTCGACGGCACACAGATGGATTTCGCCGATCCCGAGCCGCCGGCATTCCGCGCGCCAGCGCTGCGCGGTGGCCTTCGGATCCGGCAGCAGGGCCCAGCGATAAACCGAAAATAACGGGCGGCCCTCGATGCGAACATAGCGGGGATCGACGAAGAACCTGGCGACGTCGCGGATCAGCGCAAGATCGTCCTCCTCGCTGTAGTTCTGTTCGAGAAGCACATCCTGTTCGGCACCGTCCCAGCGTCGCGTCCAGTTCTCGTTGGCCCATGACAGGCAGAATGGAAAATCGAAAGCCGGGTTGGCCAGATACGTTTCGAGGGGTCTCTCGAGGATACGCCGGGAGTCCTTGAACCAGTAATAATAGAACGAAAACGCCGAGATGCCATAACGGCGTGCGAGTGCAATCTGCTTGGTGAAAATCTCCGGATTGTCGAGATCGTAATAGCCAAGATCGGCAGGGCGTCGCGGTTGATCATGGCCTACGTAATTAGGGGTCGCTCTTGCGACGTTGCTCCATTCGGTAAAACCCGGCCCCCACCAAAGATCGTTTTCCGGAACGCAGTGGAACTGAGGCAGATAGATCGCAATGACCGACACGCGATTGTCGGATTCTATCTGCTCCTGCCAGCGCTCGGCCACTTTTTGTGCGTTGATGTTGGCCTGCCGGTACTTGAAGTCGTTCGGCAGCTGCATCATCGTCTTGCTGAGGTGATGGCAGACGCACGCGGCCGGCTCATAGACCACGGACAGGCCTTGGGCGCGCACGCGGAAGCAAAGATCGACGTCCTCGCAATAGGCGGGCGCATACGAGCTGTCGAAGCCATCGAGTTCTTCGAATAGTCTCCGCTCGATCAGGAGGCAGGCGCCGGAAACGTACTCGACCGATCGGCGAAAATTGTACTGCGGCAAATCCGGGTCTTCATTCAGGCCTATCAGCGATGTGCTGCCATCGATGTTGACCCTGCATCCGGCCTCCTGGAGGTGCCCGGTCGGGTAGATGATTTTGGGGCCGACTATGCCGACTCCAGGCCCGGCGGAGGCCACAAGTGCCGCAAGCGCGCCAGGCAGCAGTTGCACGTCCGAATTGAGGAACAGCAGATACTTGCCGCGTGCGGATCGCGCCGCCTTGTTGCAATTGAGCAAGAACCCGAGATTCTTCTCGTTGCGAATATAGGTTGCGCCCTGCACGCGCGAGAGCAGCTCCGATTGGTCGGGTTTTGAT is a window encoding:
- a CDS encoding glycoside hydrolase family 99-like domain-containing protein: MILRNNGTTHHDEKSRKTGMLIASANCASSDVIAIRPLFDADFYLSQNGDVARSGVDAITHYLAFGWREGRSPHPLFDIQWYVSHHPEVAEAGVEPLGYFIAHGIQKGHDPHWCFDTDFYLSRLPNGASPTGNPLVHYLTQGAAQGYDPHPLFKTKWYLKCNPDVGVNPLIHFVWNGGFEGRSPHPSIDLRWYRSHYPDAATTRQNLLYHMLGFAGPELRNPSPHIDLKTFSERFPTDGIHPLVHYALHADRLLKLSARELPPKTADGISEWKGEVEFSRRCAEVEQTRKNVFRPRPADLIHCKPGGEEGLVRQLNFLRPAQPTVSVVLPVFNMVGIALECLASLQRFGHEVDYEVIIADDASKPDQSELLSRVQGATYIRNEKNLGFLLNCNKAARSARGKYLLFLNSDVQLLPGALAALVASAGPGVGIVGPKIIYPTGHLQEAGCRVNIDGSTSLIGLNEDPDLPQYNFRRSVEYVSGACLLIERRLFEELDGFDSSYAPAYCEDVDLCFRVRAQGLSVVYEPAACVCHHLSKTMMQLPNDFKYRQANINAQKVAERWQEQIESDNRVSVIAIYLPQFHCVPENDLWWGPGFTEWSNVARATPNYVGHDQPRRPADLGYYDLDNPEIFTKQIALARRYGISAFSFYYYWFKDSRRILERPLETYLANPAFDFPFCLSWANENWTRRWDGAEQDVLLEQNYSEEDDLALIRDVARFFVDPRYVRIEGRPLFSVYRWALLPDPKATAQRWRAECRRLGIGEIHLCAVESFNYANELRHPADIGCDATIGFPAHGFGSERQLPVEFTNPRFRGFVDDYLAVAVRSATRQGTAFTRFPGVTARWDNTARRQDVSYILEGADPGGFKAWLEHACNTVRHLNSPGQRFVFINAWNEWAEGAYLEPDTRYGHAYLTAIRQALDAPIARRSP